The genomic DNA TCAGGATCGGCGCGGCGATGCCGATGCCTTCTGTGACATTGTGGAGCGCAAAGCCGAGCACGAGGAAGGTGCCGAGCCCGGCCGAGCCGGCCGCAAAGGCGGCCCCGATCGCCAGCCCCTCGCCAAGATTGTGCAGGCCGATGCCGAGCGCGATGTAGGTGGAGAGCGCCAGCCCGGTCGGCGCACCGCTTCGCCGGCCGATTGCCATCAGCAGGAGGAAACTGCTTAAAGCCGCCAGCACCACCATGACTGGCCCCTGGAAGATCGCCGCGGCTTCGCCGGCAAGCTCGAGCGCCTCGCCACTCGCATCGACCAGCAGGAAGCCGAGCAGGCCGATCGTCAGCGACAGCAGAAAGGCCATGCCCTCGCGCCCAACACCACGCAGCACCGGATAGAACATCAGCCCGACGGCCACGGGCACGATGCCGACGATAATCCCGACCACGGCCTGCAGCCGCAACTGGCCCGGCGTCGCCTGCGGTGTCGGCACGGCGACGGCGATGTCGTGCGCAAACGTGGCGCCGGTGTTGGTCACCACCTTCACGGCATGCGCCTCGCCAAGCATCCATGGAAATGGCAGTTTCAGCCATGCGGCCCCACCGCGTGCGATCGGCCCCGGCGGGTCCTGAGCGAATTGCCAATAGGCGTCGTCCACCTGGACCTGCGCCACCGTCATCGGTTCCGATCCGCCGGCGCGAACAAGCAGACTGAGACCACTATCGTCGAGAACGGTTCTTTCGAAGGTGAGGTTTTCGACCGGCGGCGCGCCGTTGCGGAAGCCCGACAACGGATCGGTCGATACGAGCCAGGCAACGGCGATGCCAAAGACGATAAGAGGCAACGCCAGCCACACCAGGTTGGTCTTTGCCGCGCGAATGGCAGCTCTTGGCATCTCGTTCATGCGAGCGCCTCCACCACGTCGAACATGCCGACCCAACCGAGCTCAGTGAACTCGGTCTGGTGCGGGTGGAACATGTAGAGGCCGGGTTCGTGCTCAGTGAAGGTGAATTCGAG from Ensifer adhaerens includes the following:
- a CDS encoding ZIP family metal transporter, translating into MNEMPRAAIRAAKTNLVWLALPLIVFGIAVAWLVSTDPLSGFRNGAPPVENLTFERTVLDDSGLSLLVRAGGSEPMTVAQVQVDDAYWQFAQDPPGPIARGGAAWLKLPFPWMLGEAHAVKVVTNTGATFAHDIAVAVPTPQATPGQLRLQAVVGIIVGIVPVAVGLMFYPVLRGVGREGMAFLLSLTIGLLGFLLVDASGEALELAGEAAAIFQGPVMVVLAALSSFLLLMAIGRRSGAPTGLALSTYIALGIGLHNLGEGLAIGAAFAAGSAGLGTFLVLGFALHNVTEGIGIAAPILKKRPPFSVFVGLTLLAGSPAVIGMWLGSLAASAQWSALALAIGAGAILQVIVEVGAYLMRQSERRSDVFLTPPVLAGLAAGAAFMYATAALVKI